Proteins co-encoded in one Dasypus novemcinctus isolate mDasNov1 chromosome 18, mDasNov1.1.hap2, whole genome shotgun sequence genomic window:
- the LOC139436170 gene encoding LOW QUALITY PROTEIN: zinc finger protein 181-like (The sequence of the model RefSeq protein was modified relative to this genomic sequence to represent the inferred CDS: substituted 1 base at 1 genomic stop codon), which translates to FITKDLYRKSYKEYLECSNFNKDWKYRENLERKHRNQKNISEHWPSPLEEAPLGKVYKYNRFSSIFHLKAIHFEPQRMASEGKSHKYDMFENSLPEKSITQNENISNGEKVLNANESVAAFSQSKSLSHYQTYTRKKIIICSECGKAFDNQSSLNRHWRIHTGEKPYECHECGRTFSHISTLYRHQISHSEEQPYKCIECGKAFKHVSSLTIHQRTHTGEKPYECIECGKSFSRVTYLIKHLRIHTQEKVYECHLCEKAYIHSSSLIHHQKVHTGEKPYGCSECGKAFCCNSHLTRHQRSHTVEKXYECKKYMKVFSSLLQQQTVHTEHIFSMSDIQKIFQPA; encoded by the coding sequence TTCATCACAAAAgacctttatagaaaaagttatAAAGAATATCTTGAATGTTCAAATTTTAACAAGGACTGGAAATATAGAGAGAATTTGGAGAGGAAGCACAGAAATCAAAAGAACATTTCAGAACACTGGCCCTCACCTTTAGAGGAAGCCCCACTGGGGAAAGTTTACAAATACAATAGGTTTAGTAGCATCTTCCACTTAAAGGCTATTCATTTTGAACCACAGAGAATGGCTTCTGAAGGAAAATCACATAAATATGATATGTTTGAGAACAGTTTACCCGAAAAGTCAATTACACAAAATGAGAACATCAGTAATGGAGAGAAAGTTTTGAATGCTAATGAAAGTGTGGCAGCCTTCAGCCAGAGCAAATCTCTTTCCCATTACCAGACTTAcactagaaaaaaaatcattatatgtagtgaatgtggaaaagcctttgACAATCAATCAAGCCTTAATCGCCATtggagaattcatactggagagaaaccctatgaatgtcatgaATGTGGGAGGACATTTAGCCATATCTCAACCCTTTATCGACATCAGATAAGTCATAGTGAAGAGCAACCTTACAAATGTattgaatgtgggaaagcctttaagCATGTCTCATCACTTACTATTCAtcaaagaactcacactggagaaaaaccatatgaatgCATAGAATGTGGGAAATCTTTTAGTCGTGTTACATATCTCATTAAGCATCTGAGAATTCATACTCAAGAAAAAGTCTATGAATGTCATTTATGTGAGAAGGCCTACATTCATAGTTCCTCTCTCATTCACCATCAGAAAGTTCATACAGGAGAGAAACCTTACGGATgtagtgaatgtgggaaagccttttgCTGCAACTCACACCTTACTCGGCATCAAAGAAGTCATACTGTAGAGAAGTAATATGAATGCAAGAAATATATGAAAGTCTTTAGTAGTCTTCTTCAACAGCAGACTGTTCATACTGAACATATCTTTTCCATGTCAGATATACAGAAAATCTTTCAACCAGCCTGA